One stretch of Amycolatopsis sp. NBC_00345 DNA includes these proteins:
- a CDS encoding LysR substrate-binding domain-containing protein — MIDPALLRTFLSVADAGGFSEAARRLGLGQSTVSQHVRRLEGLVGCVLFERDTHSVQLTGDGETMTGFARGILDQQDRALRYFSRPGQRGRVRFGVCEDFLLGQAADVLGRFRGTHPGVDLELSVELSEVLHARLAEGDLDLVLAKRDAGQGVRRDPLVWVGAPGLAPVPGEPVPLVLYPEPSVTRARALNTLRRHGIQWRIGCVSERLSGLRVALQAGLGVGLFASSVVPEGLAPVEGLPDPGTVTFVLSHRGAARQGSAAALAETILSARWSRADWTPQVVPGTV, encoded by the coding sequence GTGATCGACCCCGCGCTGCTGCGCACCTTCCTTTCCGTGGCGGACGCGGGCGGCTTCAGCGAAGCCGCCCGCCGGCTCGGCCTGGGGCAGTCGACGGTCAGCCAGCACGTCCGGCGCCTGGAGGGCCTCGTCGGCTGCGTGCTGTTCGAGCGCGACACCCACAGCGTGCAGCTCACCGGTGACGGCGAGACGATGACCGGCTTCGCCCGCGGCATCCTCGACCAGCAGGACCGCGCCCTGCGGTACTTCTCCCGCCCGGGGCAACGCGGCCGGGTCCGGTTCGGGGTGTGCGAGGACTTCCTGCTCGGCCAGGCCGCGGACGTGCTCGGCCGGTTCCGCGGCACGCACCCGGGCGTCGACCTCGAGCTGTCGGTGGAGCTGAGCGAGGTGCTGCACGCCCGGCTCGCCGAAGGGGACCTCGACCTCGTCCTCGCGAAGCGGGACGCCGGGCAGGGCGTGCGGCGGGACCCGCTCGTGTGGGTGGGAGCGCCGGGCCTGGCGCCGGTGCCGGGGGAGCCGGTGCCGCTGGTCCTCTACCCGGAGCCGAGCGTCACCCGCGCCCGCGCGCTGAACACGTTGCGCCGCCACGGAATCCAGTGGCGGATCGGCTGCGTCAGCGAACGGCTCAGCGGCTTGCGGGTCGCGCTGCAGGCCGGTCTTGGAGTGGGCCTGTTCGCGTCCTCAGTGGTGCCCGAGGGCCTCGCGCCGGTCGAGGGGCTGCCGGACCCGGGCACGGTCACCTTCGTGCTCAGCCACCGGGGAGCGGCTCGGCAGGGTTCGGCCGCGGCACTGGCCGAGACGATCCTGTCGGCCCGGTGGAGCCGGGCGGACTGGACACCGCAGGTGGTTCCGGGAACAGTCTGA
- a CDS encoding aminobutyraldehyde dehydrogenase: MTHVLNFVDGAEAPAGGSLDLTDPATGTVFGTSVCSGQSEVDTAMTAAARAFKTWRRSTPAQRQHALLKIADALEARAEEFADAEVRETGKIRAVVLDEEIPECVSALRFFAGAARQLEGTAAGEYAPGHTSVIRREPVGVCAQIAPWNYPLMMGVWKIAPALAAGNTVVLKPAETTPSTAVLLARVAAEFLPAGVFNVLCGDRETGRALVRHPLTELVSITGSTRAGIDVATVAAADLKRTHLELGGNAPLLVFADVDLARTAADIVGAASYNAGQDCTAGSRVLVHESVHDEFVAELAKAAAAVRPGVDYGPLNSRAQLDRVLGLVDRLPAHARVETGGTAPGPGFHFAPTVVSGLRQDDEVVQEEVFAPVVTVQPFTGEEHAVELANGVPYGLASSVWTHDLGRAARLSRDLDFGCVWVNTHGPLVAEMPHGGFGHSGHGKDLSAYAFAEYTRVKHVMTRFE, from the coding sequence GTGACCCACGTCCTCAACTTCGTCGACGGTGCCGAGGCGCCGGCCGGCGGCTCACTCGACCTGACCGACCCGGCCACCGGCACGGTCTTCGGCACCAGCGTCTGCTCCGGACAGTCCGAAGTGGACACGGCGATGACGGCCGCGGCACGCGCGTTCAAGACCTGGCGCCGGAGCACCCCCGCGCAGCGGCAGCACGCGCTGCTGAAGATCGCCGACGCGCTGGAGGCCCGCGCGGAGGAGTTCGCCGACGCGGAAGTCCGCGAGACCGGCAAGATCCGCGCGGTCGTGCTGGACGAGGAGATCCCGGAATGCGTGAGCGCGCTGCGGTTCTTCGCGGGCGCAGCCCGGCAGCTGGAGGGCACGGCGGCGGGTGAGTACGCCCCCGGCCACACCTCGGTGATCCGCCGCGAGCCCGTCGGGGTGTGCGCGCAGATCGCGCCGTGGAACTACCCGCTGATGATGGGCGTCTGGAAGATCGCGCCGGCGCTGGCCGCCGGGAACACCGTGGTGCTCAAGCCCGCCGAGACGACGCCGTCCACGGCCGTGCTGCTCGCGCGGGTGGCCGCGGAATTCCTGCCCGCGGGCGTGTTCAACGTGTTGTGCGGCGACCGGGAGACCGGCCGCGCGCTCGTCCGGCACCCGCTCACCGAGCTGGTCTCCATCACCGGGTCCACCCGCGCCGGGATCGACGTGGCCACCGTCGCGGCGGCCGACCTCAAGCGGACGCACCTGGAACTCGGCGGCAACGCTCCCCTGCTGGTGTTCGCCGACGTCGACCTGGCTCGGACGGCGGCGGACATCGTCGGCGCCGCCTCCTACAACGCCGGCCAGGACTGCACCGCGGGCAGCCGGGTGCTGGTGCACGAGAGCGTGCACGACGAGTTCGTCGCCGAGCTGGCCAAGGCCGCCGCCGCGGTGCGCCCCGGCGTGGACTACGGCCCGCTGAACAGCCGGGCCCAGCTCGACCGGGTCCTCGGCCTGGTGGACCGGCTGCCCGCGCACGCGCGGGTCGAGACCGGCGGCACCGCGCCCGGGCCCGGCTTCCACTTCGCGCCGACGGTGGTCTCCGGCCTGCGCCAGGACGACGAGGTCGTGCAGGAGGAGGTCTTCGCACCGGTGGTCACCGTCCAGCCGTTCACCGGCGAGGAGCACGCGGTGGAACTGGCGAACGGCGTGCCGTACGGGCTGGCCTCCTCGGTCTGGACGCACGACCTCGGCCGCGCCGCCCGCCTCTCGCGCGACCTGGACTTCGGCTGCGTCTGGGTGAACACGCACGGGCCGCTGGTGGCGGAGATGCCACACGGCGGCTTCGGCCACTCCGGCCACGGCAAGGACCTCTCGGCTTACGCGTTCGCCGAGTACACCCGAGTCAAGCACGTGATGACCCGCTTCGAATGA
- a CDS encoding thiamine pyrophosphate-binding protein encodes MTRIGGDVVVETLRALGADTVFGLPGQHALGLFEALRRADDVRVVSSRVENNLAFAADGHARARLAADPDGPVPVTPMVVSTGPGALLTLASLQESRAASVPVLGISSQVPVAGLGGGRHGYLHELPDQQASFRDVVKSVHVVRAASQIPTALREAWASAATAPYGPVWVEIPQDVLLQPVSLPPLTSVTATPVPLAPLPELVDEAASLLAAAENPVILAGGGALRSGAHAELKALAEALRAPVVSTFGGKGVFAWDHELSARSWLEDWHTTEFLAAADVLLVLGSGLGELSSNYREFAPRGRLVQVEADLGKLESNYPALGLHADVRLTLQALLEQVPMRRSDGRAEAAVAELLARVESRLDSQPLTAERKLVDDIRAALPPGTQTFWDMTIAGYWAWSVWDPDGAPIHTAQGAGGLGYGLPGALGAAATGIPALGVSGDGGAMYGLAELATAVQHGLDVTWLVVDDGGYGILREYLTGTFGRTTATELPRPDFVALAESFGVPARLSSLDTVSEDLAKELLRPGPSVVVLPAVLKMFAPTHLEKR; translated from the coding sequence ATGACTCGCATCGGTGGTGACGTCGTCGTCGAGACGCTGCGCGCGCTCGGCGCGGACACGGTGTTCGGCCTGCCCGGACAGCACGCGCTGGGCCTCTTCGAGGCGCTGCGGCGCGCGGATGACGTGCGGGTGGTCAGCTCGCGCGTGGAGAACAACCTGGCTTTCGCCGCGGACGGGCACGCCCGCGCGCGGCTCGCGGCCGACCCGGACGGCCCGGTGCCGGTGACGCCGATGGTCGTCTCCACCGGTCCCGGCGCGCTGCTCACCCTGGCGTCGCTGCAGGAGTCGCGCGCGGCTTCCGTGCCGGTGCTGGGGATCTCCAGCCAGGTCCCGGTCGCCGGGCTCGGCGGCGGGCGGCACGGCTATCTGCACGAACTGCCGGACCAGCAGGCGAGCTTCCGCGACGTGGTGAAGTCCGTGCACGTGGTCCGCGCGGCGAGCCAGATCCCGACGGCGCTGCGCGAGGCCTGGGCGTCGGCGGCGACCGCGCCGTACGGGCCGGTGTGGGTGGAGATCCCGCAGGACGTGCTGCTGCAGCCGGTTTCGCTGCCGCCGCTGACCTCCGTGACCGCCACGCCGGTGCCGCTGGCGCCGTTGCCGGAGCTGGTGGACGAAGCCGCGAGCCTGCTGGCCGCGGCGGAGAACCCGGTGATCCTCGCCGGCGGTGGCGCGCTGCGCTCCGGCGCGCACGCCGAGCTGAAGGCGCTCGCCGAAGCGTTGCGCGCGCCGGTGGTGTCGACGTTCGGTGGCAAGGGTGTGTTCGCCTGGGACCACGAGCTGTCCGCCCGCTCGTGGCTGGAAGACTGGCACACCACGGAGTTCCTCGCCGCCGCCGACGTGCTGCTGGTGCTGGGCTCCGGGCTGGGCGAGCTGTCCAGCAACTACCGCGAGTTCGCCCCGCGCGGGCGGCTGGTCCAGGTCGAGGCCGACCTGGGCAAGCTGGAGTCGAACTACCCCGCGCTCGGCCTGCACGCCGACGTCCGGCTGACCCTGCAGGCGTTGCTGGAACAGGTGCCGATGCGGCGTTCCGACGGCCGGGCCGAAGCCGCGGTCGCGGAGCTGCTGGCCCGCGTCGAGTCGCGATTGGACAGTCAGCCGCTGACGGCCGAGCGCAAGCTGGTCGACGACATCCGCGCGGCGCTGCCGCCCGGCACGCAGACGTTCTGGGACATGACGATCGCCGGGTACTGGGCGTGGTCGGTGTGGGACCCGGACGGCGCGCCGATCCATACCGCGCAGGGCGCCGGCGGCCTCGGCTACGGCCTGCCGGGCGCGCTCGGCGCCGCGGCCACCGGGATCCCGGCGCTCGGCGTCTCCGGCGACGGCGGGGCGATGTACGGCCTCGCCGAGCTGGCCACCGCCGTGCAGCACGGCCTCGACGTCACCTGGCTCGTGGTCGACGACGGCGGCTACGGCATCCTCCGCGAGTACCTGACCGGCACCTTCGGCCGGACCACCGCGACCGAGCTGCCGCGGCCGGACTTCGTCGCGCTGGCGGAGTCCTTCGGCGTGCCCGCCCGGCTGTCCTCATTGGACACGGTGAGCGAGGACCTGGCCAAGGAACTGCTCCGCCCCGGCCCGTCCGTGGTCGTGCTGCCGGCCGTGCTGAAGATGTTCGCCCCGACCCACCTGGAGAAGCGGTGA
- the speB gene encoding agmatinase, with product MTDQPPIGPLDSSRIPRYAGFATFARLPRIDEVEHADVAVVGVPFDSGVSYRPGARFGPSAVREASRLLRPYHPALDVSPFAEKQVADAGDIAVNPFHIGEAIETLQQEAEALTANGTRLVTVGGDHTIALPLLRAAAKKHGPVALLHFDAHLDTWDTYFGEPYTHGTPFRRAAEEGILDTSALSHVGTRGPLYGKRDLEDDRRLGFGIVTSGDVMRRGVDETVDALRQRIGDRPLYVSVDIDVLDPAHAPGTGTPEAGGLTSRELLEILRGLRDTNLIGADVVELAPAYDHADITAVAASHVAYDLVSLLALRKGE from the coding sequence GTGACTGACCAGCCCCCGATCGGACCGCTCGACTCGTCGCGGATCCCCCGCTACGCCGGTTTCGCCACCTTCGCGCGGCTGCCGCGGATCGACGAGGTGGAGCACGCCGACGTCGCCGTGGTCGGCGTGCCGTTCGACTCCGGGGTTTCGTACCGGCCCGGCGCCCGCTTCGGCCCGTCGGCCGTGCGCGAGGCCAGCCGGCTGCTCCGGCCGTACCACCCGGCGCTCGACGTCTCCCCCTTCGCCGAGAAGCAGGTGGCCGACGCGGGCGACATCGCCGTGAACCCGTTCCACATCGGCGAAGCCATCGAGACGCTGCAGCAGGAAGCCGAGGCGCTGACGGCGAACGGCACCCGGCTGGTGACCGTCGGCGGCGACCACACGATCGCCCTGCCGCTGCTGCGCGCGGCCGCGAAGAAGCACGGACCTGTTGCGCTGCTTCACTTCGACGCGCACCTCGACACCTGGGACACCTACTTCGGCGAGCCCTACACCCACGGGACGCCGTTCCGCCGTGCTGCTGAAGAGGGCATCCTGGACACGAGCGCGCTGTCGCACGTCGGCACGCGCGGGCCGCTGTACGGCAAGCGCGACCTCGAAGACGACCGACGGCTCGGCTTCGGCATCGTCACCTCCGGCGACGTCATGCGCCGCGGCGTCGACGAGACGGTCGACGCGCTGCGCCAGCGAATAGGCGACCGGCCGTTGTACGTCTCGGTGGACATCGACGTGCTCGACCCCGCGCACGCGCCCGGCACCGGCACGCCCGAGGCGGGCGGCCTGACCAGCCGTGAGCTGCTGGAGATCCTGCGCGGGCTGCGCGACACGAACCTGATCGGCGCCGACGTGGTCGAGCTGGCGCCGGCCTACGACCACGCCGACATCACCGCCGTCGCGGCCTCGCACGTGGCCTACGACCTGGTGAGCCTGCTGGCACTGAGGAAGGGCGAATGA
- a CDS encoding sodium:solute symporter, with protein MGGDYAVIALYIAGMIGVGWIGLRLAKTKSDYLVAGRRLGWFMYSGTMSAVVLGGASTVGGVKLGYTYGISGAWLVIAIGAGILLLHAVFARRLVRLRVYTVGEMLDLRYGGRTSAVSGVVMWGYTLMLTVTSTLAFASIFKVLFSIPSWAGIAIGGSIVVLYSVLGGMWSITLTDIAQFVIKTIGILFVLLPIAITSAGGFDGMAAKLDATYFEFTAIGGQTIFTYFLIYTFGLLIGQDIWQRVFTARTPKVATGGGIISGVYCLVYGVAGALIGTAAKVLYPDIGSAQDAFATIAERLLPTGVRGLVLAAALSALMSTSSGALIACATTTTSDLLRKVGLKAGDVLRNRITTLVLGVVAIGIAMVVDDVVNALTIAYDILVGGLLVAILGALFWRRGTRQGAYASMVAGTVSVVAFMIIDGVAANSPIYWGLGASLVVYVGVSLATPRTPESILSVWTRRLNGSAADEEENAAAGTPTAVEA; from the coding sequence GTGGGCGGCGACTACGCGGTGATCGCGCTGTACATCGCGGGCATGATCGGCGTCGGCTGGATCGGCCTGCGGCTGGCGAAGACCAAGTCCGACTACCTGGTGGCGGGCCGGCGCCTGGGCTGGTTCATGTACTCCGGCACGATGTCGGCCGTGGTGCTCGGCGGCGCGTCCACGGTCGGCGGCGTGAAGCTCGGCTACACCTACGGCATCTCCGGCGCGTGGCTGGTGATCGCCATCGGCGCCGGCATCCTGCTGCTGCACGCGGTGTTCGCGCGGCGGCTGGTGAGGCTGCGCGTGTACACCGTCGGCGAGATGCTCGACCTGCGCTACGGCGGCCGCACCAGTGCCGTGTCCGGGGTGGTGATGTGGGGCTACACGCTGATGCTCACGGTCACCTCGACGCTGGCGTTCGCCTCGATCTTCAAGGTGCTGTTCTCGATCCCGAGCTGGGCGGGCATCGCCATCGGCGGCTCGATCGTGGTGCTCTACTCGGTGCTGGGCGGCATGTGGTCGATCACGCTCACCGACATCGCGCAGTTCGTGATCAAGACCATCGGCATCCTGTTCGTGCTGCTGCCGATCGCGATCACGTCGGCGGGCGGCTTCGACGGCATGGCGGCCAAGCTCGACGCGACGTACTTCGAGTTCACCGCCATCGGCGGGCAGACGATCTTCACCTACTTCCTCATCTACACCTTCGGCCTGCTCATCGGCCAGGACATCTGGCAGCGCGTGTTCACCGCGCGCACGCCGAAGGTGGCCACCGGCGGCGGCATCATCTCGGGCGTCTACTGCCTGGTCTACGGCGTCGCCGGCGCACTCATCGGGACCGCGGCGAAGGTGCTGTACCCGGACATCGGGAGCGCGCAGGACGCCTTCGCCACCATCGCCGAGCGGCTGCTGCCCACCGGTGTCCGCGGGCTGGTACTGGCCGCCGCGCTGTCCGCGCTGATGTCCACCTCCAGCGGCGCGCTGATCGCCTGCGCCACCACCACGACGTCGGACCTGCTGCGCAAGGTCGGGCTGAAGGCGGGCGACGTGCTGCGCAACCGGATCACCACGCTGGTGCTGGGCGTCGTCGCGATCGGCATCGCGATGGTCGTGGACGACGTCGTGAACGCCCTCACCATCGCCTACGACATCCTCGTCGGCGGTCTGCTGGTGGCGATCCTCGGCGCGCTGTTCTGGCGGCGTGGCACCCGCCAGGGCGCGTACGCGTCGATGGTCGCCGGGACCGTTTCCGTGGTGGCGTTCATGATCATCGACGGGGTCGCCGCCAACAGCCCGATCTACTGGGGCCTCGGTGCGAGCCTGGTGGTGTACGTGGGCGTCAGCCTCGCGACGCCGCGCACCCCCGAAAGCATCCTGTCGGTCTGGACGCGGCGCCTGAACGGCTCCGCGGCCGACGAGGAGGAGAACGCGGCCGCGGGCACCCCGACGGCCGTCGAAGCCTGA
- a CDS encoding PucR family transcriptional regulator: MTQNLDLPTAEVNVPLRAVVGNPELALDVVPETLRPGALDAPVRWAHVSELDDPAPYLLGAELVLTAGVNLPREPPQAERYVRGLRDAGVTALGFGLTPTMYETLPEPLRAACARHGLPLLVVPPRTPFLAISRAVAVALAEAGQREQRRAAVAREALTRAAGGGLGELVTALGERLQGWVALVGAADALVAGHNTPQPLPPEVRELLETVRAGSGIRSATTELPDGTYVVAQPVSPQATAANLLVLGRRHRFDGGDRAVLAVGASLLGLVGRAGSDAAELGAAATGLLLGQDGADALAKLVGGAECRLVAGVAYRRGPDELARRHDWLRARLDTPLVQVRPGPRFLAIAGTEPADLDGLREHGWLAVAGSPVTEAALLPGAVAEAELLLARARALERPVVADSPDFDALVAPDVAGSFAAHLLAPLHELDRAHDRQLVPTLRAWLAHHGGWDRTAAELGVHRNSVRHRIGQAERALGADLADPETRMRLWFALRWS; encoded by the coding sequence ATGACCCAGAACCTCGATCTGCCGACCGCCGAGGTGAATGTCCCGTTACGGGCCGTTGTCGGCAACCCGGAGCTGGCACTGGACGTCGTCCCCGAGACGCTGCGGCCGGGCGCGCTCGACGCGCCGGTGCGGTGGGCGCACGTCAGCGAGCTGGACGACCCCGCGCCGTACCTGCTCGGCGCCGAGCTGGTGCTCACCGCGGGGGTGAACCTGCCGCGCGAGCCGCCGCAGGCCGAGCGGTACGTCCGCGGGCTGCGCGACGCGGGCGTGACGGCGTTGGGTTTCGGCCTCACGCCCACGATGTACGAGACGCTGCCGGAGCCGTTGCGCGCCGCGTGCGCGCGGCACGGGCTGCCGCTGCTGGTGGTGCCGCCGCGGACGCCGTTCCTCGCGATCAGCCGGGCGGTGGCCGTCGCACTGGCCGAAGCGGGCCAGCGCGAGCAGCGGCGGGCGGCTGTCGCGCGTGAGGCGCTGACGCGCGCGGCGGGCGGCGGCCTCGGCGAGCTGGTGACGGCGCTGGGCGAACGGCTGCAGGGCTGGGTGGCGCTGGTCGGCGCGGCCGACGCCCTGGTCGCCGGGCACAACACGCCCCAGCCGCTGCCGCCGGAGGTCCGCGAGCTGCTCGAAACCGTGCGCGCGGGCAGCGGCATCCGCAGCGCGACCACGGAGCTGCCGGACGGCACGTACGTCGTCGCGCAGCCGGTGTCCCCGCAGGCCACGGCCGCGAACCTGCTGGTGCTGGGCCGGCGGCACCGGTTCGACGGCGGCGACCGCGCGGTCCTCGCCGTCGGCGCCTCGCTGCTCGGGCTGGTCGGCCGCGCGGGCTCGGACGCCGCGGAACTGGGCGCGGCGGCCACCGGGCTGCTGCTCGGGCAGGACGGTGCGGACGCGCTGGCGAAGCTGGTGGGCGGCGCGGAATGCCGGCTGGTCGCGGGGGTGGCGTACCGGCGCGGGCCGGACGAGCTGGCCAGGCGGCACGACTGGCTGCGCGCGCGGCTGGACACCCCGCTCGTGCAGGTGCGGCCGGGGCCGCGGTTCCTCGCGATCGCGGGCACCGAGCCGGCCGATCTCGACGGGCTGCGCGAGCACGGCTGGCTCGCCGTCGCCGGGTCGCCCGTCACCGAAGCCGCGTTGCTGCCCGGCGCCGTCGCGGAGGCCGAGCTGCTGCTCGCCCGGGCGCGGGCGCTGGAACGCCCGGTGGTGGCGGATTCGCCGGACTTCGACGCGCTCGTCGCCCCGGACGTCGCCGGCTCGTTCGCCGCGCACCTGCTGGCCCCGTTGCACGAACTGGACCGCGCGCACGACCGTCAGCTGGTCCCGACGCTGCGCGCCTGGCTCGCCCACCACGGCGGCTGGGACCGCACCGCGGCCGAGCTCGGCGTGCACCGCAACAGCGTCCGGCACCGGATCGGGCAGGCCGAGCGGGCGCTGGGCGCCGACCTGGCCGACCCCGAAACCCGCATGCGGCTGTGGTTCGCGCTGCGCTGGAGCTGA
- a CDS encoding response regulator transcription factor: MRVLVVEDEEPLADAIARGLRREGMAVDVALTGDDGHEKSSVTRYDVILLDRDLPGMSGDELCREIVASGELTRVLMLTASSSVSDRVDGLSLGADDYLAKPFAFPELVARVRALGRRATPAAPPLLTAADVELDPAKRTVRRASGPIELTRKEFGVLEVLLSAAGSVVSSEELLERVWDENADPFTTTVRVTVMTLRKKLGEPGIIETVVGSGYRVPDPAAGAE, encoded by the coding sequence GTGCGTGTTCTGGTAGTCGAAGACGAAGAGCCCTTGGCCGATGCGATCGCCCGCGGGCTGCGCCGTGAAGGCATGGCGGTGGACGTCGCGCTGACCGGCGACGACGGGCACGAGAAGTCGTCCGTCACGCGGTACGACGTGATCCTGCTCGACCGGGACCTGCCCGGGATGTCCGGTGACGAGCTGTGCCGCGAGATCGTCGCGTCCGGCGAGCTGACGCGGGTGCTCATGCTCACCGCGAGCAGCTCCGTCTCCGACCGGGTGGACGGGCTGTCCCTCGGCGCCGACGACTACCTCGCGAAGCCCTTCGCGTTCCCCGAGCTGGTGGCGCGGGTGCGCGCGCTCGGCCGCCGCGCGACGCCGGCGGCACCGCCGCTGCTGACCGCGGCCGACGTCGAGCTCGACCCGGCCAAGCGCACCGTGCGCCGCGCCAGCGGGCCGATCGAGCTGACCCGCAAGGAGTTCGGCGTGCTCGAGGTGCTGCTGTCCGCGGCCGGCTCGGTGGTGAGCAGTGAAGAGCTGCTGGAACGGGTCTGGGACGAGAACGCCGACCCGTTCACCACGACCGTGCGGGTCACCGTGATGACCCTGCGGAAGAAGCTGGGCGAGCCGGGCATCATCGAGACCGTCGTGGGCTCGGGGTACCGCGTGCCGGATCCGGCGGCCGGCGCCGAGTGA
- a CDS encoding sensor histidine kinase yields MNLPGTRSLRARVTILATVLVAAAGLLLLWLAWSLVGDAVAAVPHMPPGTIVRVDGVDVDASTLAEHLRTHAVNRVLLFGSLAFCFVVAAAAILAWTFTSRVLAPLREITGTARRLSVESMGERIGDIRSRDELAELAGTFDDMLDRLQAAFDAQRHFVANASHELRTPLSVIRTELDVTLSDEQADEAELRRMGGVVRDATDRAGQLVNSLLLLARTDGAGLAVREQVDLAVLVERAWAAVRSEAALRNLRAEFSVAGAPAYGDPALLERIAGNLVENAVRHNVDGGWLEVVTQPGPQWSLLRVRSSGGLLDPGAVPELFEPFRRAGVARTARTGAGLGLSIVRAAVQAHGGTVVAEPVVGGGLTVAVHLPVGPGVAQV; encoded by the coding sequence GTGAACCTGCCCGGCACGCGCAGCCTGCGGGCCCGGGTCACGATCCTGGCGACCGTGCTGGTGGCCGCGGCGGGCCTGCTGCTGCTGTGGCTCGCGTGGTCGCTCGTGGGCGACGCGGTGGCCGCCGTGCCGCACATGCCGCCCGGCACGATCGTGCGCGTGGACGGCGTCGACGTCGACGCGTCCACCCTCGCCGAGCACCTGCGCACCCACGCGGTGAACCGGGTGCTGCTCTTCGGCTCGCTGGCGTTCTGCTTCGTGGTGGCCGCGGCCGCGATCCTGGCCTGGACGTTCACCTCCCGGGTGCTGGCGCCGCTGCGCGAGATCACCGGCACCGCGCGGCGGCTGTCGGTGGAGTCGATGGGCGAGCGGATCGGCGACATCCGTTCGCGCGACGAGCTGGCCGAGCTGGCCGGCACCTTCGACGACATGCTCGACCGGCTGCAGGCGGCGTTCGACGCGCAGCGGCACTTCGTCGCGAACGCCAGCCACGAGCTGCGCACCCCGCTTTCGGTGATCCGCACCGAACTGGACGTGACGCTGTCCGACGAGCAGGCCGACGAGGCCGAGCTGCGCCGCATGGGCGGGGTGGTCCGCGACGCCACCGACCGCGCCGGGCAGCTGGTGAACTCGTTGCTGCTGCTCGCCCGGACCGACGGCGCGGGCCTCGCGGTGCGCGAGCAGGTTGACCTCGCCGTGCTCGTCGAGCGGGCCTGGGCGGCGGTGCGCTCGGAGGCCGCGCTGCGCAACCTGCGCGCGGAGTTCAGCGTCGCCGGCGCCCCGGCGTACGGCGACCCCGCCCTGCTGGAGCGGATCGCGGGCAACCTGGTGGAGAACGCCGTGCGCCACAACGTCGACGGCGGCTGGCTCGAGGTGGTCACCCAACCGGGCCCGCAGTGGTCGCTGCTGCGCGTGCGCTCCTCGGGCGGCCTGCTGGACCCGGGGGCGGTGCCGGAGCTGTTCGAGCCGTTCCGCCGCGCCGGCGTCGCCCGCACGGCCCGCACGGGCGCCGGCCTCGGCCTGTCCATCGTCCGCGCGGCGGTCCAGGCCCACGGCGGCACGGTCGTCGCCGAACCCGTGGTGGGCGGCGGTTTGACGGTGGCGGTGCATTTGCCGGTGGGGCCGGGTGTAGCGCAGGTGTAG
- a CDS encoding type II toxin-antitoxin system Phd/YefM family antitoxin: protein MEAIIGQRELRNDNAEIMRRVEAGESFTVTRNGKPVADLVPHVGEVDRGRTLREVQASFGRLSPMDSAEWRREREAADEVFGEDDPLITEGSQ, encoded by the coding sequence ATGGAAGCCATCATCGGCCAGCGCGAGCTCAGGAATGACAACGCGGAGATCATGCGCCGGGTCGAAGCAGGCGAGAGTTTCACCGTGACCCGCAACGGGAAGCCGGTCGCCGACCTGGTGCCCCACGTCGGCGAGGTCGACCGGGGCCGGACGCTGCGCGAGGTTCAGGCGAGCTTCGGCCGGCTGTCCCCGATGGACAGCGCCGAGTGGCGCCGTGAGCGCGAGGCGGCCGACGAGGTCTTCGGCGAAGACGACCCGCTGATCACCGAAGGCAGCCAGTGA
- a CDS encoding type II toxin-antitoxin system VapC family toxin, which produces MTSGARVLLDTCTVIDLEWLDLGAYADARPAVSAVTVAELGYGLDVDDPIRRLDRTERFYAVLDHFEVLAFDTAAAKVYGTMAALVRRNGRDPRPRRMDLQIAATAAAHRLPLLTRNGKDFAGLERLVQVVGL; this is translated from the coding sequence GTGACCTCGGGGGCGCGGGTACTGCTCGACACCTGCACGGTGATCGACCTCGAATGGCTCGATCTCGGCGCGTACGCCGATGCCCGGCCGGCCGTGAGCGCGGTGACGGTCGCCGAGCTGGGCTACGGGCTGGACGTCGATGACCCGATCCGCCGCCTGGACCGGACGGAGCGGTTCTACGCCGTGCTCGACCACTTCGAGGTGCTCGCGTTCGACACCGCCGCGGCCAAGGTCTACGGCACGATGGCGGCGCTGGTGCGCCGGAACGGGCGCGATCCCCGCCCGCGCCGGATGGACCTGCAGATCGCCGCCACCGCGGCCGCGCACCGGCTGCCCCTGTTGACCCGCAACGGCAAGGACTTCGCCGGGCTGGAACGGCTGGTCCAGGTCGTCGGCCTCTGA